From a region of the Paralichthys olivaceus isolate ysfri-2021 chromosome 4, ASM2471397v2, whole genome shotgun sequence genome:
- the fancg gene encoding Fanconi anemia group G protein isoform X2 — MSALRRPARIDFSNSGDVNMHQPKCLLKTWLQENNELVNTWEERQEGGSLSQDLNQTRCSSEFHKLLRKIQGVPPLAEHTRLELSVVYNTCLFSTAQSQFREAELLLTHALQRALQMTGDDPVTSDLPAFWRTVLKSLRNEALISCVLHLLCLQWVIWLATCQLKTIQEFKEELSSLVQTLCNGDGDDKRSDGEKGKSSDVPQLMTDPRRLVELLQICTFIAQGAESLSEGKSSEALSGLQKASSLSAPRTLVAYVHFLSGSCLAHKSCPQMALQCYRKALETDSCCVCALYQSMLIYRQLGNAQAEIQALRLLHSTLMLPSATGPALAGTQLLSPSLLLCSQSLSSLLSVPSALSVLHNLALMCVLHERVSEGVEYYLDLLAALHSEHQHGLREKTLTDMQVSAEGPPLPRLPELYLEGGAALLMARRSADSMALCNEVINTTLELLPERLVLEEPEETSKTETRDVSAQGEDKMAMLLWAGAAYLLQGHCHTHLKDWKQAVTHYTRCINLLVKVRFKKKGFQPQIPSADMVDKQGTDLCILQRLKGLSLAGRGIGFTQTDRLREALRDLLLSLQAFPECVGAGLWCGEVLWRLGRRQEAAACWEKTWSFATQSSVEGLPLYLLEPQTGPLLDSTELRCRIQTLGPT; from the exons ATGTCTGCTCTGAGAAGACCAGCACGTATTGATTTCTCAAATTCAGG cGATGTAAACATGCATCAGCCAaagtgtttattaaaaacatggcTCCAGGAAAACAACGAGCTGGTCAACACGTGGGAGGAGCGA caggaaggaggCAGTTTGAGCCAAGATCTGAACCAGACCAGATGTTCCTCTGAGTTTCACAAACTTTTAAGGAAAATCCAAG GTGTTCCTCCTCTTGCAGAACACACTCGTCTGGAGCTGTCAGTGGTTTACAACACCTGTTTATTCTCTACTGCTCAGTCTCAGTTCCGAGAAGCTgagctgctgctcacacacGCTCTACAGAGAG CTCTACAGATGACAGGAGATGACCCTGTCACTTCAGACCTTCCTGCATTTTGGAGAACGGTTCTCAAATCACTTAGAAACGAAGCTTTGATTTCTTGTGTGCTGCAccttctctgtctgcagtgggtAATATGGTTGGCCACCTGTCAGCTAAAAACTATACAGGAGTTTAAG GAGGAGCTGTCCTCTCTAGTTCAGACACTATGTAATGGAGATGGGGATGACAAGAGGAGTGATGGGGAAAAAGGAAAGTCCTCTGATGTTCCACAATTGATGACAGACCCAAGACGGCTTGTTGAATTATTGCAGATCTGCACTTTTATTGCACAAG GAGCTGAAAGTCTGAGTGAGGGTAAGAGTTCAGAAGCGTTGTCTGGTCTGCAGAAAGCCTCTTCCCTGTCAGCCCCCAGAACTCTAGTAGCATACGTACACTTCCTCTCAGGCTCCTGCCTCGCCCACAAG AGCTGCCCTCAGATGGCACTGCAGTGTTACAGGAAGGCGCTGGAAACTgactcatgttgtgtgtgtgctctgtacCAGAGCATGCTCATCTACAGACAGCTGGGCAACGCACAGGCTGAAATACAAGCTCTGCGCTTGCTGCACTCA ACTTTGATGTTGCCCTCTGCTACAGGGCCTGCTCTGGCCGGTACCCAACTCCTCTCTCCGTCCTTACTGCTCTGCAGCCAATCACTGAGCAGCCTACTGTCAGTTCCCTCTGCCCTCTCCGTCCTTCACAATCTGGCACTGATGTGTGTGCTCCATGAGAG GGTGTCAGAGGGTGTGGAGTATTATTTGGACCTGCTGGCAGCTCTTCACTCTGAACATCAACATGGACtaagagaaaaaacactgacagacaTGCAG GTCTCTGCTGAAGGTCCTCCTCTCCCCAGGTTGCCTGAGCTTTACCTGGAGGGAGGTGCTGCCTTGCTCATGGCCCGGCGGTCTGCCGATTCCATGGCGCTTTGCAATGAGGTCATCAACACGACACTGGAACTGCTGCCAGAGAGGCTGGTGTTGGAGGAACCAGAGGAGACGAGTAAGACTGAGACCAGGGATGTGAGTGCACAGGGTGAAGATAAGATGGCGATGTTGCTCTGGGCTGGGGCTGCCTACCTCTTGCAGGGTCACTGCCACACTCACCTAAAAGACTGGAAACAAGCTGTGACTCACTACACaag GTGTATCAACCTGCTGGTGAAGGTCCGCTTTAAAAAGAAAG GTTTCCAACCACAGATCCCCAGTGCAGACATGGTTGACAAGCAGGGAACGGATCTGTGTATTCTCCAAAGGCTGAAGGGGCTTTCACTTGCTGGTAGGGGTATCGGCTTcacgcagacagacagactgagagaagCACTGAGGGACCTCCTGCTCAGCCTGCAGGCATTCCCAG AGTGTGTAGGTGCAGGCCTGTGGTGTGGTGAAGTGCTGTGGAGGCTTGGCAGAAGACAGGAGGCAGCAGCTTGTTGGGAAAAGACCTGGAGCTTCGCCACACAATCATCAGTGGA
- the fancg gene encoding Fanconi anemia group G protein isoform X1 — protein sequence MSALRRPARIDFSNSGDVNMHQPKCLLKTWLQENNELVNTWEERQQEGGSLSQDLNQTRCSSEFHKLLRKIQGVPPLAEHTRLELSVVYNTCLFSTAQSQFREAELLLTHALQRALQMTGDDPVTSDLPAFWRTVLKSLRNEALISCVLHLLCLQWVIWLATCQLKTIQEFKEELSSLVQTLCNGDGDDKRSDGEKGKSSDVPQLMTDPRRLVELLQICTFIAQGAESLSEGKSSEALSGLQKASSLSAPRTLVAYVHFLSGSCLAHKSCPQMALQCYRKALETDSCCVCALYQSMLIYRQLGNAQAEIQALRLLHSTLMLPSATGPALAGTQLLSPSLLLCSQSLSSLLSVPSALSVLHNLALMCVLHERVSEGVEYYLDLLAALHSEHQHGLREKTLTDMQVSAEGPPLPRLPELYLEGGAALLMARRSADSMALCNEVINTTLELLPERLVLEEPEETSKTETRDVSAQGEDKMAMLLWAGAAYLLQGHCHTHLKDWKQAVTHYTRCINLLVKVRFKKKGFQPQIPSADMVDKQGTDLCILQRLKGLSLAGRGIGFTQTDRLREALRDLLLSLQAFPECVGAGLWCGEVLWRLGRRQEAAACWEKTWSFATQSSVEGLPLYLLEPQTGPLLDSTELRCRIQTLGPT from the exons ATGTCTGCTCTGAGAAGACCAGCACGTATTGATTTCTCAAATTCAGG cGATGTAAACATGCATCAGCCAaagtgtttattaaaaacatggcTCCAGGAAAACAACGAGCTGGTCAACACGTGGGAGGAGCGA cagcaggaaggaggCAGTTTGAGCCAAGATCTGAACCAGACCAGATGTTCCTCTGAGTTTCACAAACTTTTAAGGAAAATCCAAG GTGTTCCTCCTCTTGCAGAACACACTCGTCTGGAGCTGTCAGTGGTTTACAACACCTGTTTATTCTCTACTGCTCAGTCTCAGTTCCGAGAAGCTgagctgctgctcacacacGCTCTACAGAGAG CTCTACAGATGACAGGAGATGACCCTGTCACTTCAGACCTTCCTGCATTTTGGAGAACGGTTCTCAAATCACTTAGAAACGAAGCTTTGATTTCTTGTGTGCTGCAccttctctgtctgcagtgggtAATATGGTTGGCCACCTGTCAGCTAAAAACTATACAGGAGTTTAAG GAGGAGCTGTCCTCTCTAGTTCAGACACTATGTAATGGAGATGGGGATGACAAGAGGAGTGATGGGGAAAAAGGAAAGTCCTCTGATGTTCCACAATTGATGACAGACCCAAGACGGCTTGTTGAATTATTGCAGATCTGCACTTTTATTGCACAAG GAGCTGAAAGTCTGAGTGAGGGTAAGAGTTCAGAAGCGTTGTCTGGTCTGCAGAAAGCCTCTTCCCTGTCAGCCCCCAGAACTCTAGTAGCATACGTACACTTCCTCTCAGGCTCCTGCCTCGCCCACAAG AGCTGCCCTCAGATGGCACTGCAGTGTTACAGGAAGGCGCTGGAAACTgactcatgttgtgtgtgtgctctgtacCAGAGCATGCTCATCTACAGACAGCTGGGCAACGCACAGGCTGAAATACAAGCTCTGCGCTTGCTGCACTCA ACTTTGATGTTGCCCTCTGCTACAGGGCCTGCTCTGGCCGGTACCCAACTCCTCTCTCCGTCCTTACTGCTCTGCAGCCAATCACTGAGCAGCCTACTGTCAGTTCCCTCTGCCCTCTCCGTCCTTCACAATCTGGCACTGATGTGTGTGCTCCATGAGAG GGTGTCAGAGGGTGTGGAGTATTATTTGGACCTGCTGGCAGCTCTTCACTCTGAACATCAACATGGACtaagagaaaaaacactgacagacaTGCAG GTCTCTGCTGAAGGTCCTCCTCTCCCCAGGTTGCCTGAGCTTTACCTGGAGGGAGGTGCTGCCTTGCTCATGGCCCGGCGGTCTGCCGATTCCATGGCGCTTTGCAATGAGGTCATCAACACGACACTGGAACTGCTGCCAGAGAGGCTGGTGTTGGAGGAACCAGAGGAGACGAGTAAGACTGAGACCAGGGATGTGAGTGCACAGGGTGAAGATAAGATGGCGATGTTGCTCTGGGCTGGGGCTGCCTACCTCTTGCAGGGTCACTGCCACACTCACCTAAAAGACTGGAAACAAGCTGTGACTCACTACACaag GTGTATCAACCTGCTGGTGAAGGTCCGCTTTAAAAAGAAAG GTTTCCAACCACAGATCCCCAGTGCAGACATGGTTGACAAGCAGGGAACGGATCTGTGTATTCTCCAAAGGCTGAAGGGGCTTTCACTTGCTGGTAGGGGTATCGGCTTcacgcagacagacagactgagagaagCACTGAGGGACCTCCTGCTCAGCCTGCAGGCATTCCCAG AGTGTGTAGGTGCAGGCCTGTGGTGTGGTGAAGTGCTGTGGAGGCTTGGCAGAAGACAGGAGGCAGCAGCTTGTTGGGAAAAGACCTGGAGCTTCGCCACACAATCATCAGTGGA